In Desulfomonile tiedjei DSM 6799, a genomic segment contains:
- a CDS encoding Hsp20/alpha crystallin family protein, protein MVRWRIGRDPLWQEFDRLQKGMNELFHAMSGGTPRSFFDPLWREARIFPLLNVKEMDDSYVVTAEIPGMKTEDLDIKVIGDTLTLKGERKPIEIGEGASYHRRERATGTFQRSLTLPGRVEPEGVKANYKNGILTVTLQKEAKAQPKQISITAE, encoded by the coding sequence ATGGTCCGATGGAGAATAGGACGAGATCCTCTTTGGCAGGAGTTCGATCGCCTGCAAAAAGGCATGAACGAGCTTTTCCATGCCATGAGCGGGGGCACGCCACGATCCTTTTTCGATCCGCTTTGGCGAGAAGCCCGCATATTTCCGCTCCTCAACGTGAAGGAGATGGATGACAGCTATGTGGTCACTGCAGAAATTCCCGGCATGAAGACGGAAGATCTTGATATCAAAGTTATAGGAGATACTCTGACCCTTAAAGGTGAACGGAAGCCGATAGAAATCGGAGAAGGGGCGAGCTATCACAGGCGCGAACGGGCTACCGGCACTTTCCAGAGAAGCCTCACTCTCCCCGGCAGGGTGGAACCCGAGGGAGTAAAAGCGAACTATAAGAACGGCATTCTGACAGTGACCCTGCAAAAAGAAGCGAAAGCCCAACCGAAGCAAATTTCGATTACTGCGGAATAA
- a CDS encoding HEAT repeat domain-containing protein, protein MLKLTELRITALVKCATALFIVFIAFASLPTFAAAPNEDLDKIVKDLESPDPTVVLNATKLIKRNGTKAKEAVPLLVKALKHPNEIVRLNVMEALAEIGPDAAPAVPALTDALKDKDYMTREAAALALFGIGKQSAPAVPNLILCLGDDNKRVRDSAILALVKVEQPAVEHLIKAIQSGDSKTGQAASETLGRMGFYAVDPLIEVLKKGEKPAAERAAAALKEIGPNAVEQLVQVVLKGDDRSSRAAGNILAAIGSPAVPVLVEALRSKK, encoded by the coding sequence ATGCTGAAATTAACTGAATTACGGATCACTGCATTGGTGAAGTGTGCGACGGCGCTGTTCATTGTCTTCATAGCATTCGCCTCGCTCCCGACTTTTGCAGCAGCGCCCAATGAGGATTTGGACAAGATCGTGAAAGATTTGGAAAGTCCGGATCCCACTGTAGTCCTGAATGCCACAAAGCTGATCAAACGAAACGGCACTAAAGCCAAAGAGGCTGTTCCGTTGCTGGTAAAGGCCCTCAAGCACCCGAACGAGATCGTCCGTCTCAATGTCATGGAGGCACTCGCAGAGATCGGGCCCGATGCGGCCCCCGCTGTTCCTGCGCTTACGGATGCATTGAAAGACAAGGATTACATGACGAGAGAGGCTGCTGCGCTGGCTCTTTTCGGCATCGGTAAACAGAGCGCTCCGGCAGTCCCCAATCTCATCCTTTGTCTTGGTGACGACAACAAGCGTGTTCGGGACAGTGCAATTCTGGCCCTTGTGAAAGTCGAACAACCTGCGGTGGAACATCTCATCAAGGCGATTCAATCCGGCGATTCGAAAACGGGACAAGCTGCAAGTGAGACGCTGGGACGCATGGGATTCTATGCGGTAGATCCCCTGATCGAGGTGCTCAAGAAGGGAGAAAAACCGGCTGCAGAGCGTGCTGCTGCCGCGCTCAAGGAGATCGGGCCGAATGCAGTCGAACAGCTCGTCCAGGTGGTGCTCAAAGGAGACGACAGGTCTTCGAGGGCTGCCGGAAACATCCTTGCCGCCATCGGTTCCCCTGCTGTGCCGGTTCTGGTGGAGGCGCTCAGGAGTAAGAAATAA
- a CDS encoding multiheme c-type cytochrome → MRKVLILVALSVLLSSWQTYAAVKVDPKLYGSPEGQVCIKCHELKSPGLHKLWRSGKMGQAGVNCYDCHRAEKKTDKTPGDPDGHDHRGFWIATIVSPKDCSRCHKDQFDQQQGSHHAKGADILNSLDNYLGTVVGGPAAVATGCRQCHGSNVKLLKDGKLDPSTWPNTGIGRINPDGSKGSCSACHTRHSFSKEQARRPDSCGKCHLGPDHPQIEVYNESKHGILYQAHRDKMNMGNNEWVVGVDYQDSATCATCHISATPNQGKTHDVGERISWTLRPAVSKKLTHWKDRREKMKDVCRQCHSDFTTEGFYSQYDDLVELYNNKFAIPATKIRQKLMDMGKLTKADMDDKLDWTYYELWHHEGRRARHGASMMGPDYAWWHGMYEVAKHFYIYFIPEVERIMGGKDQAAPILNEFVFSDPQHKWYKEGMSKDELNKLEQFYQQRYGGKEAK, encoded by the coding sequence ATGAGAAAGGTTCTCATACTGGTCGCATTGTCGGTTCTTCTCTCTTCCTGGCAGACCTACGCAGCGGTCAAGGTAGATCCGAAGTTGTATGGATCGCCGGAAGGACAGGTCTGTATCAAATGCCATGAACTCAAGTCACCGGGCCTCCACAAACTGTGGCGCTCGGGCAAAATGGGGCAGGCGGGAGTGAATTGCTACGACTGCCACAGAGCGGAAAAAAAGACCGATAAAACCCCCGGAGATCCTGATGGACATGACCACAGGGGATTCTGGATTGCGACCATCGTGAGCCCCAAGGACTGCTCCCGCTGCCATAAAGATCAGTTCGATCAACAGCAGGGTTCTCACCACGCAAAAGGCGCGGACATCCTGAACTCTCTCGATAATTACCTCGGAACCGTAGTGGGTGGACCGGCTGCAGTTGCCACGGGGTGTCGTCAGTGTCACGGATCTAATGTCAAGCTCTTGAAAGACGGCAAGCTCGATCCTTCCACGTGGCCCAATACGGGTATCGGCAGGATAAATCCCGACGGAAGCAAGGGTAGCTGCTCGGCATGCCATACGAGACATTCCTTTTCCAAAGAGCAGGCCAGGCGGCCCGATTCATGCGGCAAATGTCATCTCGGCCCCGACCATCCGCAGATCGAAGTGTACAACGAATCCAAACATGGGATTCTGTATCAGGCCCACAGAGACAAGATGAATATGGGCAATAACGAATGGGTTGTGGGTGTGGATTACCAGGATTCCGCAACGTGCGCCACCTGCCATATCAGCGCAACACCCAATCAAGGAAAAACCCATGATGTAGGGGAACGGATCTCCTGGACTTTGAGACCTGCTGTTTCCAAGAAGCTCACCCATTGGAAAGATCGCCGAGAGAAAATGAAAGACGTCTGCCGCCAGTGTCATTCGGACTTCACGACCGAAGGATTCTATTCGCAATACGACGACCTGGTAGAGCTCTACAACAATAAGTTTGCCATCCCTGCCACCAAGATTCGTCAGAAACTCATGGACATGGGTAAGCTCACAAAAGCCGACATGGATGACAAGTTGGATTGGACCTACTATGAATTGTGGCACCACGAAGGCCGAAGAGCACGACACGGGGCTTCCATGATGGGCCCGGATTACGCATGGTGGCACGGAATGTATGAGGTCGCCAAGCACTTCTACATCTATTTCATCCCTGAAGTGGAAAGAATCATGGGCGGCAAGGATCAAGCGGCTCCGATCCTGAATGAGTTCGTATTTTCCGATCCTCAACACAAATGGTACAAGGAAGGAATGAGTAAAGACGAGCTCAACAAACTCGAGCAATTCTATCAGCAACGGTACGGCGGAAAAGAGGCCAAGTAA
- a CDS encoding chaperone NapD yields MVITGSALFIEPGSYESVLKQLEEFPQVTVQAVSDLRTELVVNLEAESQGELEDLCDRLKSQIVEILDITHMYINFEDEVEKIVSGS; encoded by the coding sequence ATGGTGATTACAGGAAGCGCTCTTTTCATCGAGCCCGGCTCATATGAGAGCGTCTTGAAACAACTGGAGGAATTCCCCCAAGTCACGGTTCAGGCGGTTTCGGATTTAAGAACGGAGCTCGTGGTGAATCTGGAAGCTGAAAGCCAGGGCGAACTCGAAGATCTCTGCGACCGCTTGAAATCACAGATCGTTGAAATCCTCGATATTACACACATGTATATCAATTTCGAGGATGAGGTGGAGAAGATAGTATCAGGAAGCTGA
- a CDS encoding molybdopterin oxidoreductase family protein: MSVTRREMIKMTAAGFAAAALNIPFAGTSHASEDVVDVDKWIKGTCRFCGTGCGVYVGVKNGRVAAIRGNPQAATNFGFLCVKGFKGYMSMYHPDRLKYPLVRGADDKFKRVSWDEALNLVAKKFMELQQKHGKDAVAYYGSGQCMTEESYTFNKLWKGGFGSNMVDGNPRLCMASAVGGYVTTFGTDEPAGSYADIEKARTFFLVGSNLSECHPIIFRRVTRQKLSNPDNIKVIVCEPRLTSTARIADIWLPADPGTDLAVFHCMAREIVKNNWVDKWYIENLCRFTTGTQVVDFAAYTQFLEQFTPEAVEKLTRCPAANIVEAARLFATQGPTMSLWTMGLNQRTRGVWANNLVHNLHLITGNICKEGADSFSLTGQPNACGGVRETGSLSHLLPGTRPVANPAVREQVEKAWKIPAGKIDPKPGFHTMEMFAKLGAENDASKPLKGMFITTTNPAQSLPNCHKYHKGMKESFLVVADIFPTRTTQLADVILPAAFIYEKGGVYGCSERRSQLTSKCTDPPGEAKPDLWIAAQLAKRMGLEKLIPWNGDDPAANYKMAWDDYRECVKMTEHSLYGITYDRLLKMEEGLQWPCPDEKSPGTARRYVRGKDPIMDMPEIVKVPPQALIYFYADQKHEGRANVFLRPYKGPEEPPDKEYPFFLTTGRVIEQWHSGTMTMRVPEIARSQPNAYVEIHPSDAKQYGINNGDLVKMISRRGFNILPARVVKSSLPGILFVPWFDQDWDRMINRVTIDAFDDGSKQPEFKICAVRIERFGDPKDVADMTVISSVDTPFPSRA; encoded by the coding sequence ATGAGCGTGACTCGTAGGGAAATGATCAAAATGACGGCCGCCGGTTTCGCGGCAGCGGCTTTGAATATTCCGTTTGCAGGAACGTCACACGCGTCCGAGGATGTTGTGGATGTGGACAAATGGATCAAAGGCACATGCAGATTTTGCGGTACCGGATGCGGCGTGTACGTGGGGGTGAAGAACGGCAGAGTAGCCGCTATCCGAGGTAACCCTCAAGCGGCAACAAACTTCGGATTTCTTTGCGTGAAGGGATTCAAAGGGTACATGAGCATGTACCATCCCGACCGCCTCAAATATCCGCTGGTTCGCGGAGCGGACGACAAGTTCAAACGAGTCTCCTGGGATGAAGCGCTGAATCTTGTCGCGAAGAAGTTCATGGAACTGCAGCAAAAGCACGGCAAAGATGCTGTTGCGTATTACGGTTCCGGCCAGTGCATGACAGAGGAGAGCTACACCTTCAACAAGCTCTGGAAAGGTGGATTCGGCTCCAATATGGTGGACGGGAATCCTCGATTATGCATGGCTTCCGCTGTGGGCGGATATGTTACTACTTTCGGCACCGACGAACCGGCAGGTTCATACGCGGATATCGAGAAGGCCAGGACATTCTTTCTCGTGGGATCGAATCTCTCTGAGTGTCATCCGATCATCTTCAGACGAGTAACGAGACAGAAACTCTCCAATCCTGACAACATCAAAGTGATTGTGTGCGAACCGAGGCTTACTTCCACTGCACGAATCGCAGACATCTGGCTCCCTGCAGACCCGGGCACCGATCTCGCGGTGTTCCATTGCATGGCTCGGGAAATCGTGAAGAACAACTGGGTGGACAAGTGGTACATCGAGAACTTGTGCAGATTTACCACAGGCACGCAGGTGGTGGATTTCGCCGCTTACACACAATTTCTCGAACAATTTACCCCTGAAGCAGTGGAAAAGCTCACCCGCTGCCCTGCTGCAAACATTGTGGAAGCCGCCCGGCTGTTCGCGACCCAGGGCCCGACCATGAGTCTGTGGACCATGGGGCTCAATCAGCGCACAAGAGGTGTTTGGGCGAATAATCTGGTCCATAACCTACACCTCATTACGGGAAACATCTGCAAGGAAGGAGCGGATTCCTTTTCACTCACCGGTCAACCTAACGCGTGCGGAGGAGTTCGCGAAACCGGTTCGCTCAGCCATCTTCTCCCCGGCACGAGACCGGTGGCTAATCCAGCGGTTCGAGAGCAAGTGGAGAAAGCATGGAAGATTCCCGCAGGAAAAATCGATCCGAAACCCGGCTTCCACACCATGGAAATGTTCGCAAAGCTCGGAGCCGAAAACGACGCTTCCAAGCCTCTCAAAGGTATGTTCATCACCACCACGAATCCGGCTCAGTCGTTACCAAACTGCCACAAGTATCACAAGGGCATGAAGGAGTCTTTTCTCGTCGTCGCGGACATATTTCCCACGAGAACCACTCAGTTGGCTGATGTGATTCTGCCCGCGGCCTTCATCTATGAAAAAGGCGGAGTGTACGGTTGTTCGGAGCGAAGAAGCCAACTCACCTCGAAATGTACCGATCCACCGGGAGAGGCAAAACCCGACCTGTGGATTGCAGCTCAACTGGCCAAACGCATGGGCCTGGAAAAACTGATTCCCTGGAACGGGGACGATCCTGCAGCGAACTACAAGATGGCCTGGGACGATTACCGCGAGTGTGTGAAGATGACGGAGCATTCCCTGTACGGCATCACGTACGACCGGCTCCTGAAGATGGAAGAAGGCCTGCAATGGCCGTGTCCTGATGAGAAGAGCCCCGGAACAGCGAGGCGCTACGTTCGCGGCAAAGATCCCATCATGGACATGCCTGAAATCGTCAAAGTCCCTCCACAAGCGCTCATCTATTTTTATGCGGACCAGAAACACGAAGGAAGAGCGAACGTATTCCTGAGACCGTACAAAGGGCCTGAAGAACCGCCTGACAAGGAGTATCCATTCTTTCTCACCACGGGTCGTGTCATAGAACAGTGGCACAGCGGGACCATGACGATGCGTGTGCCTGAAATAGCCCGGTCGCAGCCCAATGCATACGTGGAAATACATCCGTCGGATGCAAAACAATATGGAATCAACAACGGAGACCTGGTCAAAATGATCAGCAGGCGAGGATTCAACATCTTGCCTGCGAGGGTAGTGAAGAGTTCCTTGCCTGGAATTCTGTTCGTACCCTGGTTCGATCAGGATTGGGACAGAATGATCAATCGGGTCACCATAGATGCGTTCGACGACGGATCGAAACAACCGGAATTCAAGATCTGTGCGGTAAGGATCGAACGGTTCGGAGATCCGAAAGACGTAGCCGACATGACCGTGATCTCCAGCGTGGATACGCCGTTTCCCTCAAGAGCATGA
- a CDS encoding 4Fe-4S dicluster domain-containing protein, translating into MSGLKELLQNIFSKGQNPFTGTFLHNRMRPPGAVDEKHFMALCIRCNRCLEVCPYGSIKRAGLGVTMGTPYVFPEQKACYLCMACSRLCPTGALDNELVAPEKVTMGRAVIDSSICYSHLFLDHDVLPDESGRKIGALCNTCYNVCPLQDKAIVLRKNLCPEILDACVGCGICVERCPTRPRRAVNIVPTGMGRVDEAGFYFRKAKGHYESAQVPAQGSAGVLKGEQLLEQKSRIDGTKELPKFDFPYETPKKIEGWD; encoded by the coding sequence TTGTCCGGACTGAAAGAACTGCTCCAAAACATTTTCTCAAAAGGCCAAAATCCGTTTACCGGCACGTTCCTGCACAATCGAATGAGGCCGCCCGGAGCAGTCGACGAAAAGCATTTCATGGCGCTATGCATCCGGTGCAACAGATGCCTGGAAGTGTGCCCGTACGGATCGATCAAGAGGGCCGGTCTCGGAGTCACCATGGGAACTCCGTACGTATTTCCCGAGCAGAAAGCGTGTTACCTGTGTATGGCCTGTTCCAGGCTCTGTCCGACAGGTGCGCTTGATAATGAACTGGTGGCTCCGGAAAAAGTCACTATGGGGCGTGCAGTTATCGATTCCTCCATCTGTTACAGCCATCTTTTTCTGGATCACGACGTGCTGCCGGACGAATCCGGGCGGAAAATCGGGGCGCTCTGCAATACCTGCTATAATGTGTGTCCGCTTCAGGACAAAGCTATCGTACTGAGAAAGAATCTCTGTCCGGAAATACTGGATGCATGCGTAGGGTGCGGAATATGTGTGGAGCGCTGTCCTACCCGCCCCCGACGTGCCGTCAACATCGTTCCGACGGGTATGGGAAGGGTTGACGAAGCGGGATTCTACTTTCGTAAAGCCAAAGGTCACTATGAATCCGCTCAAGTACCTGCACAGGGATCCGCAGGCGTTTTGAAAGGAGAACAGCTCCTGGAACAAAAGTCCCGGATCGACGGGACAAAAGAACTCCCGAAATTCGATTTCCCATACGAGACTCCAAAAAAAATCGAAGGCTGGGATTGA
- a CDS encoding IS110 family transposase, whose protein sequence is MPSRNQNNTTISVVHEISCGLDVHKNSVSACLLYSDSSGTEQSEMREFQTFTDDLIKLKEWLLERECPVIAMESTGPYWTPVHNVLEDSVKVILVNARHMRNVPGHKTDISDSRWLAGLLRHGLLKAAFIPPKHQRQWRDLTRMRRNYKEDLGDFQRRVHKLFQQSNIKIDSVVSDLFGATGRNLMKLLISGNNSPTISEVENCLRGSLQDKAAELHRSVQGFFEAHHRFLLSLLLNTIENLETQISILESRIKEVMRDAQEAIRRLEEIPGVGAVSSHAILAEIGPTLTEFPTAHALASWCGLSPGNNQSGGKRFSGKSPVKKNHLKTIMVEVAWPAIKARGSYYRAKYYALKARLGAKKAIIAVAHKILKTIYHVLKYGVHFKDLGETYLLERNREAKIKYLTWQASLIGYELVPLDQPAATAQAPIFT, encoded by the coding sequence ATGCCCTCAAGAAACCAGAATAACACTACCATATCAGTCGTGCACGAGATATCGTGCGGATTGGACGTCCACAAAAATTCCGTGTCAGCGTGTCTGTTGTATTCAGACAGTTCCGGTACAGAGCAATCCGAAATGCGTGAGTTCCAAACATTCACAGATGACCTTATCAAACTCAAGGAATGGCTCCTGGAACGAGAGTGTCCTGTAATTGCGATGGAGAGTACAGGACCATATTGGACTCCTGTTCATAACGTCCTTGAAGATTCCGTCAAGGTTATCTTGGTGAATGCCCGACACATGAGAAATGTTCCAGGCCATAAGACCGACATCAGCGACAGCAGATGGCTAGCCGGACTCTTGCGTCACGGCCTGCTCAAGGCCGCCTTTATTCCTCCGAAACATCAAAGACAGTGGCGTGATTTGACCCGAATGAGAAGAAACTACAAAGAAGACCTCGGGGATTTCCAACGCCGCGTTCACAAGCTCTTTCAACAGTCAAACATTAAAATCGATTCCGTGGTATCCGACCTGTTCGGCGCAACGGGCCGCAACCTCATGAAACTCTTAATCTCAGGCAACAATTCCCCTACGATTTCCGAGGTTGAAAATTGTCTGAGAGGATCGCTGCAAGACAAGGCAGCGGAGCTCCATCGCTCTGTCCAAGGCTTCTTCGAGGCCCATCACCGGTTCCTGTTGTCTCTTTTGCTCAACACGATCGAAAACCTAGAGACCCAAATCTCTATCCTTGAATCCCGTATCAAGGAAGTAATGAGAGACGCTCAGGAAGCGATCCGGCGGCTCGAAGAGATTCCCGGTGTAGGCGCGGTTTCCTCCCATGCCATATTGGCCGAGATAGGCCCAACCCTGACTGAGTTCCCCACCGCCCATGCCCTCGCTTCCTGGTGTGGCCTCTCTCCCGGAAACAACCAAAGCGGTGGCAAGCGATTCAGTGGCAAGAGCCCTGTCAAAAAGAACCACCTAAAAACCATCATGGTTGAAGTAGCCTGGCCGGCAATCAAGGCACGAGGATCCTACTACCGGGCCAAATATTACGCCCTGAAAGCGCGCTTGGGGGCCAAAAAGGCCATAATCGCAGTAGCCCACAAAATCCTTAAAACCATTTACCATGTACTCAAATACGGAGTACATTTCAAAGATCTCGGAGAGACTTACCTGCTCGAAAGAAACCGAGAGGCCAAGATAAAATACCTTACCTGGCAAGCGTCTCTCATTGGGTACGAACTCGTACCCCTGGATCAACCGGCAGCAACAGCCCAAGCACCTATATTCACTTAG
- the dsrP gene encoding sulfate reduction electron transfer complex DsrMKJOP subunit DsrP: MARSGFIVSAIKRLFTGPPLYYIWMLGLTILAGIGIAAYTVQLEKGLIITGMTSYVSWGFYIGNFTFLVGVAAAAVLLIIPAYLYDFGPIRDIVIVGEALAVSALAMCMMFVTADLGRPDRIWHLLPGLGILNLPKSLLGWDIVVLNGYMFLNLFIPGYILWKAYNNRPVNMRFIWPFILLSIPWAVSIHTVTAFIYNGLAARPFWNASILAPRFLASAFCSGPALVIILYQIVRHYTRFHVKDEALFKIAEMISIAMAVNLFLLLAEFYKELYSNTHHLSPLLYLYAGLHGKGVLVPWIWTALIFNVIAFLIFLIPTTRKNFVTLNVGCVLIIIGIWIEKGMGLIIPGFIPAPLGEVWEYVPTTLELLVAMGIWAIGLLILTTILKIIIPIETGEFTSARNAETARLGHHHVPA, encoded by the coding sequence ATGGCGAGATCCGGATTCATCGTATCGGCAATAAAGCGGCTCTTCACAGGCCCGCCGTTGTACTACATTTGGATGCTGGGCCTTACGATTCTTGCGGGGATCGGGATAGCAGCTTACACGGTGCAATTGGAAAAGGGCCTTATCATTACGGGAATGACGAGTTACGTCTCGTGGGGATTCTATATCGGCAATTTTACCTTTCTCGTTGGAGTGGCCGCTGCGGCGGTTCTCCTGATCATTCCCGCCTATCTGTACGATTTCGGCCCCATCCGGGACATCGTCATTGTGGGAGAAGCGCTTGCTGTCAGTGCTCTTGCCATGTGTATGATGTTTGTCACCGCGGACCTGGGCCGACCGGATCGGATCTGGCATCTCCTGCCGGGCCTGGGAATCCTGAATCTTCCGAAGTCGCTGCTTGGGTGGGACATCGTCGTCCTGAACGGGTACATGTTCCTGAATCTTTTTATACCCGGATACATCCTGTGGAAAGCGTACAACAATCGCCCGGTAAATATGCGGTTCATCTGGCCTTTTATCTTGCTGTCGATCCCCTGGGCCGTGAGCATTCATACGGTCACCGCATTCATCTATAACGGCCTTGCAGCCAGACCCTTCTGGAACGCTTCCATTCTCGCCCCCCGTTTTCTTGCGTCAGCTTTTTGTTCCGGTCCGGCACTGGTGATCATTCTCTATCAGATTGTCAGGCATTACACGAGGTTTCATGTGAAAGACGAAGCTCTGTTCAAGATCGCAGAGATGATTTCCATTGCAATGGCCGTCAACCTCTTCCTCTTGCTGGCTGAATTTTACAAGGAACTCTATTCGAATACGCATCATCTTTCGCCGCTTCTCTATCTCTATGCCGGGTTGCACGGGAAAGGCGTTTTGGTCCCGTGGATATGGACGGCCCTGATATTCAACGTCATCGCATTTCTCATTTTCCTCATTCCAACCACACGAAAGAACTTCGTCACCCTGAATGTCGGGTGCGTCCTGATCATAATCGGCATATGGATAGAGAAAGGAATGGGACTGATCATTCCCGGATTCATCCCGGCTCCGCTTGGCGAGGTCTGGGAATACGTTCCGACAACACTGGAACTTCTGGTGGCAATGGGAATTTGGGCAATAGGTCTCCTGATTCTCACGACCATTCTGAAGATCATTATCCCCATTGAAACAGGTGAATTCACGTCTGCCAGGAACGCGGAGACAGCACGATTGGGACATCATCATGTTCCTGCATGA
- the def gene encoding peptide deformylase, translated as MAVRTIMVVPHTALTRKAELVTNIDERVICLAQDMAETMYKAPGIGLAANQLGELLRLIVVDVIYPYEESKNKKKNPIIILNPEIIKKEGKTVNEEGCLSVPELGVEIERAEFIQVQGVDISGKPLRFDAEGLFARALQHEIDHLNGTTILDHASPLRRDLYRRRLKKKARRDK; from the coding sequence ATGGCCGTGCGTACAATCATGGTCGTTCCTCATACCGCGTTGACCCGCAAAGCCGAATTGGTCACGAACATAGACGAGCGTGTCATATGCCTGGCCCAGGACATGGCCGAAACCATGTACAAGGCCCCGGGAATAGGACTGGCTGCGAATCAGCTCGGTGAATTACTTCGGCTCATTGTAGTCGATGTGATTTATCCGTACGAGGAATCCAAAAATAAGAAAAAGAACCCCATAATCATCTTGAATCCCGAAATCATCAAAAAGGAAGGGAAAACCGTAAACGAAGAGGGTTGCCTTTCTGTTCCTGAACTGGGAGTCGAGATTGAACGAGCTGAATTCATCCAAGTTCAGGGAGTTGATATTTCGGGTAAACCGCTGCGTTTCGATGCCGAAGGGCTATTCGCCCGTGCGCTTCAGCACGAAATAGACCATTTGAACGGAACAACCATTCTGGATCATGCTTCCCCTCTCAGAAGAGATCTCTACCGGCGCCGTTTGAAGAAAAAAGCCAGGAGAGATAAATGA
- a CDS encoding Hsp20/alpha crystallin family protein: MADELPVTNKSEVAPQGEFTREGRYFSPAVDIYGSDNELILLADMPGVSPDQVEIDLRDEVLTILGRISQETEERGQGLMTEYQTGNYFRSFRVTDMIDQSKITASMSDGVLKLVMPKAEKAVPRKIPITSE; this comes from the coding sequence ATGGCCGATGAACTACCAGTCACCAACAAGTCGGAAGTTGCTCCTCAGGGCGAATTCACCCGGGAAGGGCGTTACTTTTCACCTGCAGTCGATATTTACGGATCCGACAACGAGCTCATCCTTCTGGCGGATATGCCCGGAGTCTCACCCGACCAGGTGGAAATAGATCTTCGCGATGAAGTATTGACGATCCTGGGAAGGATATCTCAGGAAACGGAAGAAAGAGGCCAAGGCCTGATGACGGAATACCAGACCGGAAATTACTTCAGGAGCTTCCGGGTCACAGACATGATCGATCAATCAAAGATTACTGCAAGCATGTCAGATGGTGTTCTGAAACTTGTCATGCCCAAAGCCGAAAAAGCGGTGCCAAGAAAAATTCCTATTACGTCGGAATAA
- a CDS encoding 4Fe-4S dicluster domain-containing protein: MPDPKQTLESVAEVDKPASLGSHSRDDVKPDRRTFLKGAATILGLLSVSSCSWQEFVQNHFKRMTEKEIQETVERLKAEYKNKYGKDFVVGTEAPIDGTLFGYALDIQRCIGCRRCVYACVDENNHTRNPQMHYIRVLRFKDGNMDLEESTIYYDPEEVPEAGYYYMPVQCQHCANAPCTKVCPVQATWTEPDGIVVVDYNWCIGCRYCMAACPYMGRWFNFADPVIPAEQVNTKTHYLGNRPRMRNVVEKCTFCIQRVRLGQYPKCVEACPVGARKFGNLLDPDSEISRIIQTKRVFRLKEDLNTQPKFYYFFS, encoded by the coding sequence ATGCCCGACCCGAAGCAAACTCTTGAATCAGTCGCAGAAGTCGATAAACCCGCATCACTCGGTTCACACAGCCGTGACGACGTGAAGCCCGATAGACGCACGTTTCTTAAAGGCGCAGCTACTATCCTGGGATTACTTTCGGTAAGTTCATGTTCGTGGCAGGAATTTGTTCAAAACCATTTTAAGAGGATGACCGAAAAAGAGATTCAAGAAACAGTCGAGCGCCTCAAGGCCGAGTACAAAAACAAATATGGCAAGGATTTCGTTGTGGGAACCGAAGCGCCCATAGATGGAACTTTGTTCGGATACGCGTTGGACATCCAACGGTGTATCGGCTGCAGGCGATGCGTGTACGCGTGCGTCGACGAGAACAATCACACTCGAAATCCTCAAATGCATTACATACGGGTTCTCAGGTTCAAAGACGGCAACATGGACCTCGAGGAATCCACCATCTATTACGACCCCGAAGAAGTGCCGGAGGCCGGTTATTACTACATGCCAGTGCAATGTCAGCACTGCGCAAATGCCCCGTGCACCAAGGTCTGCCCTGTACAAGCCACTTGGACAGAACCCGACGGCATTGTTGTCGTCGATTACAACTGGTGCATCGGATGCCGGTACTGCATGGCAGCGTGTCCTTACATGGGCAGGTGGTTCAATTTTGCCGATCCGGTAATTCCTGCCGAACAAGTCAATACGAAGACCCATTACCTCGGGAACCGACCGAGAATGCGTAATGTCGTGGAAAAATGCACCTTTTGCATTCAACGCGTACGCCTGGGGCAGTATCCCAAATGTGTCGAAGCCTGCCCGGTGGGTGCTCGAAAATTCGGCAATCTTCTCGATCCTGATTCCGAGATCAGCAGGATCATCCAGACCAAAAGAGTGTTCCGTCTGAAAGAGGATCTCAATACACAACCCAAATTCTACTACTTCTTTTCCTAA